In a single window of the Olivibacter sp. SDN3 genome:
- a CDS encoding YeeE/YedE family protein has translation MLELLKQPWPWYIAGPLIGLTVPVLLLIGNKSFGISSSLRHICAACLPSKLPFFRYDWKKEVWNLVFVLGIFLGGVIAVTFLANPEAVEVNPILATELAGYGINDYSGLVPEDIFNWQSLLTLKGLLIIVVGGFLVGFGTRYAGGCTSGHAIMGLSNLQWPSLVATICFMIGGFITANLVLPIILSL, from the coding sequence ATGTTGGAATTACTCAAACAACCATGGCCCTGGTATATTGCCGGGCCCTTAATAGGACTGACTGTTCCTGTTTTATTACTCATTGGAAATAAATCGTTTGGCATTAGCTCATCATTGCGGCATATTTGTGCAGCCTGCCTTCCTTCCAAACTTCCTTTCTTTCGGTATGACTGGAAAAAGGAAGTTTGGAACTTGGTTTTTGTTCTGGGGATATTTCTTGGCGGCGTTATAGCGGTAACGTTTCTAGCCAATCCAGAAGCGGTTGAGGTTAATCCAATATTGGCCACTGAACTCGCGGGATATGGTATTAATGACTATAGCGGGTTAGTTCCTGAAGATATCTTCAATTGGCAGTCATTATTAACTTTAAAAGGTCTTCTGATAATAGTGGTTGGAGGATTTTTAGTTGGCTTTGGTACCCGTTATGCAGGAGGTTGTACCAGTGGACATGCTATTATGGGTTTGTCTAATTTGCAATGGCCATCCTTAGTTGCAACTATTTGCTTTATGATTGGCGGTTTTATAACTGCAAATCTGGTTTTACCAATTATCCTTTCACTTTAA
- a CDS encoding soluble adenylyl cyclase-like protein: MKAENITEKQVVSFLKQRQQQLLDELKSIEVTINAIAQTKSASSNDRFQMDIDGSVSLKPKKKNVKSLVPQESFNPNSKLDQKISYALTQIGTGYKDDILEVLNKAQPEADPYKVEKAVAVRLSYLLKNDFIQATKHGRSYKYSLK, from the coding sequence ATGAAAGCAGAAAATATAACGGAAAAGCAAGTAGTTAGTTTTTTAAAACAGCGGCAGCAGCAGCTCCTCGATGAGCTTAAAAGTATCGAGGTAACTATTAATGCGATTGCGCAAACGAAATCGGCCAGTTCCAACGACCGGTTTCAAATGGATATAGACGGTTCTGTTAGTTTAAAACCTAAAAAAAAGAATGTAAAATCTCTTGTTCCTCAAGAATCTTTTAACCCTAACAGTAAACTGGATCAAAAAATAAGCTATGCCCTTACACAAATAGGAACAGGATATAAAGATGACATTTTAGAAGTATTAAATAAAGCCCAGCCCGAGGCGGATCCTTATAAAGTTGAAAAAGCGGTTGCTGTACGTTTATCATATCTCTTGAAAAATGATTTCATACAAGCAACAAAGCATGGCAGGAGTTATAAATATAGCCTTAAATAA
- the nirD gene encoding nitrite reductase small subunit NirD — protein MEMTTATTKWLVACKVEEAIENGGVCVKYESNQIALFYFTRRNEWYATQNECPHKRQMALSRGMIGSMGEEPKVACPFHKKTFSLSTGQCLSGDDCVIKTYPVKVEEGLVYIGITA, from the coding sequence ATGGAAATGACAACTGCAACAACAAAATGGCTAGTGGCCTGTAAGGTAGAAGAAGCCATAGAAAACGGTGGGGTATGCGTAAAGTATGAAAGTAATCAGATTGCGCTATTTTATTTCACTAGACGTAATGAATGGTATGCAACACAGAACGAATGTCCTCACAAAAGGCAGATGGCACTTAGCAGGGGCATGATCGGCTCAATGGGTGAAGAGCCGAAAGTGGCTTGCCCTTTTCACAAAAAAACGTTCTCCCTAAGTACAGGACAGTGCTTGTCTGGAGATGATTGTGTCATAAAAACATATCCAGTTAAAGTTGAAGAAGGTTTAGTTTACATCGGAATTACAGCGTGA
- a CDS encoding class I SAM-dependent methyltransferase gives MMRKQFIIAIVITAIFTMQELMAQDRKHNNSHPNSERVEKANEHMHRSSIEELVKRFESPERDRYQQPDKVLEYLGEIIGKNVMDIGAGTGYFSVKLAKKGAKVIAADVNDEFQRYLEKRIEEDKLQNITLRKTPHDNPALADGEVDKILIVNTYHHIEKRPEYFRIAKKGIAEGGELVIVDFFKTDIPVGPPTGHKVSIDEVISELKEAGYADFDVKVDLLPYQFVIKAK, from the coding sequence ATGATGAGAAAACAGTTTATTATAGCAATAGTAATAACGGCGATTTTTACTATGCAAGAGCTGATGGCACAAGATCGTAAGCACAACAATAGTCATCCTAATAGCGAGCGGGTAGAAAAAGCCAACGAACATATGCACAGATCTTCAATAGAAGAACTTGTCAAGCGTTTTGAATCTCCCGAAAGAGACCGCTATCAGCAACCTGATAAAGTGCTGGAATATTTGGGGGAAATAATAGGAAAAAACGTTATGGATATAGGGGCGGGAACAGGATACTTTTCTGTAAAACTTGCGAAAAAGGGCGCGAAAGTGATAGCCGCCGACGTGAATGATGAATTTCAAAGGTATTTGGAAAAGCGTATTGAGGAGGATAAACTACAAAATATAACGTTGCGCAAAACTCCCCATGATAACCCCGCGTTGGCAGATGGAGAGGTCGATAAGATACTTATCGTCAATACGTATCATCATATTGAGAAACGCCCGGAATATTTTAGAATAGCCAAAAAAGGCATTGCTGAAGGGGGGGAGCTGGTAATTGTTGATTTCTTTAAAACGGATATTCCCGTGGGACCACCAACTGGCCATAAAGTGTCTATTGATGAGGTGATTTCTGAGTTAAAGGAAGCAGGGTATGCAGATTTTGACGTAAAAGTTGATTTATTGCCTTATCAATTTGTTATCAAGGCAAAATAA
- a CDS encoding DUF6691 family protein: MLNAETNTDFEVRSLDIAGENTSSSERKWYHYLKYLGVGTLFGIAFVKAEVISWFRIQEMFRLQSFHMYGIIGSAIIVGVFSIWLIKKFNIKTIYGEPIKLYPKKFNKGQIYGGLLFGIGWAITGACPGPLFAQIGTGVTVVSITLLSAIAGTWCYGFLKDRLPH; the protein is encoded by the coding sequence ATGTTAAATGCAGAAACAAACACAGATTTTGAGGTCCGTTCTCTAGATATAGCAGGTGAAAACACAAGCTCATCAGAACGTAAATGGTACCATTATCTAAAGTATTTAGGCGTTGGCACATTATTCGGTATTGCATTTGTAAAAGCAGAGGTAATCAGCTGGTTTAGGATACAGGAAATGTTTCGGTTGCAGTCTTTTCACATGTACGGAATCATTGGCAGCGCCATAATTGTAGGTGTATTTTCCATATGGCTGATAAAAAAATTCAATATCAAAACTATATATGGCGAACCTATAAAATTATATCCAAAGAAGTTCAATAAAGGGCAGATTTACGGTGGATTGCTTTTTGGTATCGGTTGGGCAATTACAGGTGCTTGCCCTGGGCCCCTGTTTGCTCAGATAGGTACTGGGGTAACGGTTGTGAGTATTACTTTGTTGAGTGCTATTGCAGGAACATGGTGTTACGGCTTTCTTAAGGATAGATTGCCGCATTAG
- a CDS encoding aromatic acid exporter family protein — translation MRFFRFAITPLEWLYVVKCIVGVLICYGFYISFPAYPFHWSIISSVLVFTPDNDQSLAFDRIKANFLGSSVGLLVYFIPLMGIFLFCIGVVLTILLGLILRLENTIRPALAAVIIVLVQENEHKEWIVALERGGCVLLGCFVSLCVTLVFTKVAWAKFYYKLDRWFRRK, via the coding sequence ATGCGTTTTTTCCGTTTTGCTATCACTCCACTAGAATGGTTATATGTGGTTAAATGTATTGTAGGTGTACTTATCTGTTATGGTTTTTACATTTCATTCCCCGCTTACCCATTTCATTGGAGTATAATATCATCTGTGCTTGTTTTCACACCTGATAACGATCAGTCTTTGGCGTTTGATAGAATTAAGGCTAATTTTTTGGGGTCCTCTGTCGGTTTACTAGTCTATTTTATCCCATTAATGGGTATATTTTTATTTTGCATAGGTGTGGTTTTGACTATTTTGCTAGGACTTATCCTGCGTTTGGAAAATACAATCCGGCCTGCTTTGGCCGCTGTGATTATTGTATTGGTGCAAGAAAACGAGCATAAAGAGTGGATAGTGGCGCTCGAAAGAGGTGGCTGTGTGTTACTGGGATGTTTTGTTTCCCTATGCGTCACCTTGGTTTTTACCAAGGTGGCATGGGCTAAATTCTACTATAAATTGGATAGGTGGTTCAGGAGGAAATAA
- a CDS encoding formate/nitrite transporter family protein, translating to MDYINPKEVANTMMVAAINKSKLSVKDLLIRGSLSGALLAISVTLAFMATSQTNLSLIGAFVFPVGFVIIVILGLELVTGSFSLVPLAWFEKKISAVAMLTNLFWVFAGNLLGSVLFALMFWSATTETGQISQIGAVEQLLVKASENKTIGYAQHGAAGLFSAFVKAILCNWMVCMGVVMSMTSRSTLGKILAAGIPIFIFFALGYEHAVVNMFVIPAGMMFGANVTLSDWWLYNQLIVTLGNIIGGLLFTGMGIYYTYGKEEKPVSSTIK from the coding sequence ATGGATTATATTAACCCTAAAGAGGTCGCGAACACCATGATGGTTGCTGCCATCAATAAGTCTAAATTGTCTGTCAAAGATCTCCTCATTCGTGGATCGTTGTCGGGCGCGTTATTAGCAATATCTGTGACATTGGCCTTCATGGCCACCTCACAAACCAATTTAAGCCTTATTGGAGCTTTTGTCTTTCCGGTAGGCTTTGTTATTATAGTTATTCTTGGACTTGAGCTTGTAACCGGTAGTTTTTCCCTTGTACCACTTGCGTGGTTTGAAAAAAAGATTTCTGCAGTCGCCATGCTCACCAATCTATTTTGGGTGTTTGCCGGAAACTTGTTGGGCAGTGTGCTTTTCGCACTGATGTTTTGGTCTGCAACAACGGAGACTGGTCAGATAAGTCAAATCGGGGCTGTAGAGCAACTACTTGTCAAGGCAAGCGAAAATAAGACCATAGGATACGCACAACATGGAGCTGCTGGTTTGTTTTCTGCTTTTGTGAAAGCGATATTGTGCAATTGGATGGTTTGTATGGGAGTTGTGATGTCTATGACATCTAGATCTACTTTGGGAAAAATCTTGGCGGCCGGAATTCCTATTTTTATCTTTTTTGCCCTAGGTTATGAGCATGCGGTAGTTAATATGTTTGTCATTCCTGCAGGAATGATGTTCGGTGCAAATGTAACGCTTTCAGATTGGTGGCTTTACAATCAATTGATTGTGACGCTTGGCAATATCATTGGAGGGCTTTTGTTTACTGGTATGGGTATTTACTATACTTATGGAAAGGAAGAGAAACCTGTTTCTTCTACAATAAAATAA
- a CDS encoding PepSY domain-containing protein — MNNRNYNIYFHTHTISGIIICALLYVIFFAGSFSFFKDEISAWQSNTSYVKHNEHTFPYHLLLDSLDKKYDLSGRDITLFHYQNTTKSYITVTDSKDTVNNQRAQERANFSYDFVNKEEKTYNQAYDLGEFLYRLHFLAQLNQAFPFPIGYPFGYIVAGLVSFLFLFALITGLLLHWDKLVSNFFLFRPWSKLKTVWTDLHTVLGVIGFPFQFVFAVTGIILIVNTVYITPFSHLLYNGNSEKIFEDLEYATNAVEAEFTNTPLADKPDIQALINRTYQMWPDAFLKWVTIKNYGDENMQLLIEAEADHKHSFSGIGKIIYHVQTNKIIQQKSPYDGSSYISVLKSLIYRLHFGDYGGYFIKIVNFVLGITGCIVIISGIVIWLVARDKNNVPAHKRKFNFWLSNIFLAICLSMFPVTAFTFITVKTSSQVDQTFIYQIYFYSWLILSLYYICRKNLNRTNRETLLLGSLLSFGVPIANGIFSDNWFWNTFSSGATDILFLDLFWLSIAVVTLISYFKIRQRKIDS; from the coding sequence ATGAACAACAGAAATTATAATATCTATTTTCACACACACACGATAAGTGGTATTATCATTTGTGCATTATTATACGTTATATTTTTTGCTGGTTCATTCTCTTTTTTTAAAGACGAGATCAGTGCCTGGCAAAGTAACACATCCTATGTAAAACATAACGAACATACATTTCCTTATCATCTTCTACTGGATTCTTTAGACAAAAAATACGACCTTTCAGGTAGAGATATCACCTTATTTCATTATCAAAATACCACAAAAAGTTATATAACGGTAACAGACTCAAAAGATACTGTTAACAACCAGCGGGCCCAAGAACGTGCTAATTTTAGCTACGATTTTGTCAATAAAGAAGAAAAAACCTATAATCAAGCATACGATCTTGGCGAGTTTCTTTATCGTTTACATTTTCTTGCTCAATTGAATCAAGCGTTCCCCTTTCCAATAGGATATCCTTTCGGATATATCGTTGCGGGTTTGGTATCCTTTTTATTTTTATTTGCTCTCATAACCGGCCTTCTATTACATTGGGATAAGCTGGTATCTAACTTTTTCTTATTCCGTCCATGGTCTAAATTGAAAACGGTATGGACAGATCTTCACACTGTTTTAGGAGTAATAGGTTTTCCATTTCAATTTGTTTTTGCTGTAACAGGTATTATACTCATCGTAAACACCGTTTATATTACCCCTTTTAGCCATTTGCTCTACAACGGTAACAGCGAAAAAATATTTGAAGACCTGGAATATGCTACCAATGCGGTCGAAGCCGAATTCACGAATACACCCTTAGCTGACAAACCCGACATCCAAGCACTCATTAACCGCACTTATCAAATGTGGCCAGATGCATTCTTAAAATGGGTTACCATCAAAAATTATGGGGACGAAAACATGCAGCTGCTCATTGAGGCAGAGGCAGACCATAAGCATAGCTTCTCAGGAATAGGAAAAATAATTTATCATGTACAGACCAATAAAATAATACAACAAAAATCACCTTACGACGGGTCGAGTTACATCAGCGTATTGAAGAGCCTTATTTATCGATTACATTTTGGTGATTATGGAGGCTACTTTATTAAAATCGTAAACTTTGTTCTGGGAATTACAGGGTGTATAGTTATTATTTCGGGCATCGTCATCTGGTTGGTTGCCAGAGATAAAAACAACGTTCCGGCGCATAAACGGAAGTTTAATTTTTGGCTTTCCAATATTTTTCTGGCGATCTGTCTTTCTATGTTTCCTGTGACGGCCTTTACATTCATAACTGTTAAAACAAGTAGCCAGGTTGACCAAACATTCATTTATCAGATTTACTTCTACAGTTGGCTTATTTTATCACTTTATTATATCTGTAGAAAAAATCTCAACCGAACTAACCGTGAGACCTTACTATTAGGTTCTTTATTATCTTTTGGCGTACCCATAGCTAATGGAATTTTCTCCGACAACTGGTTTTGGAATACGTTTTCATCAGGTGCTACAGATATCTTATTTCTGGATCTCTTTTGGCTAAGTATCGCGGTAGTAACATTAATTAGTTATTTTAAAATCAGGCAGCGAAAAATTGACTCTTAG
- a CDS encoding bifunctional 2-methylcitrate dehydratase/aconitate hydratase: protein MSSYISNKRPSVDQVITDIVNYVCDYEINSELAIETAHYCFLDTLGCGFEALTYPACTKLLGPIVEGTVVPNGAKVPGTSYQLDPVQAAFNIGTIIRWLDFNDTWLAAEWGHPSDNLGGILATADWLSRRAIANGKSSLKIRDVLYSMIKAHEIQGVIALENSFNQVGLDHVLLVKLASTAVVGQLIGLSKNELANALSLAFVDGHPLRTYRHAPNTGSRKSWAAGDATSRAVRLALIAKSGEMGYPSVLTAKTWGFYDVLFKGKDFKFQRDYGTYVMENILFKISYPAEFHAQTAVEGAIQVHQKLKELGKTADQIQHIKIRTHEAAIRIIDKKGPLHNPADRDHCIQYMVAVPVLFGRLTAADYEDNIATDVRIDILRDKMSTIEDPQFTEDYHDPSKRSIANALTVTFTDGSSLDEIVVEYPIGHKRRRKDGIPLLLEKYKKNLARIFSKDEQQTILAVSMDIDQLSNTGVSDFVDLISS from the coding sequence ATGTCATCTTATATTTCAAACAAAAGGCCATCTGTTGACCAAGTCATCACAGATATTGTAAATTACGTATGTGATTATGAGATTAACAGCGAGCTGGCCATTGAGACGGCCCACTATTGCTTTCTCGACACCCTAGGCTGTGGGTTTGAAGCCCTAACCTATCCTGCCTGTACAAAGCTTTTAGGTCCGATCGTTGAAGGTACCGTAGTGCCAAACGGCGCAAAAGTTCCTGGTACATCTTATCAATTAGATCCAGTACAGGCCGCATTTAACATTGGCACCATCATTCGCTGGTTGGATTTTAATGATACTTGGTTAGCGGCCGAGTGGGGGCACCCTTCTGATAACTTAGGCGGGATACTAGCTACGGCCGATTGGTTAAGCAGGCGTGCAATCGCCAATGGGAAATCATCCTTAAAAATTCGAGATGTTCTTTACAGCATGATAAAAGCGCATGAAATTCAAGGGGTAATAGCCCTTGAGAACTCATTCAACCAAGTCGGCCTAGATCATGTATTATTAGTAAAACTTGCTTCAACAGCAGTAGTGGGACAGCTCATCGGGCTTTCAAAAAATGAATTAGCGAACGCGTTATCTTTAGCTTTTGTTGATGGACACCCCCTACGCACCTATAGACATGCCCCGAACACGGGTAGCCGTAAATCTTGGGCCGCGGGCGATGCTACCTCAAGAGCTGTACGTTTAGCGCTTATCGCAAAATCGGGTGAAATGGGTTATCCTTCGGTGCTCACTGCAAAAACCTGGGGCTTTTACGACGTATTATTTAAAGGTAAAGACTTCAAATTTCAACGCGACTACGGCACATATGTAATGGAAAATATACTTTTTAAAATATCTTATCCTGCTGAGTTTCATGCGCAAACAGCTGTTGAGGGCGCCATACAAGTTCACCAAAAATTGAAAGAACTCGGAAAAACGGCCGACCAAATTCAACATATCAAAATACGGACACACGAAGCCGCAATCCGAATTATTGACAAAAAGGGTCCCCTACATAACCCTGCAGACAGAGATCATTGTATCCAATACATGGTTGCTGTACCTGTGCTGTTTGGGAGACTAACTGCTGCAGATTACGAAGATAATATTGCCACCGACGTACGGATAGACATTCTTCGGGATAAAATGAGCACAATAGAAGACCCGCAATTCACTGAAGATTACCACGATCCGAGCAAGAGGTCGATAGCCAACGCGTTAACCGTAACTTTTACTGACGGCTCCTCGCTTGATGAAATTGTCGTTGAATATCCAATCGGCCATAAAAGGCGGAGGAAGGATGGTATCCCTCTATTGCTCGAGAAATACAAGAAAAATCTAGCAAGAATATTTTCTAAAGATGAACAGCAAACTATACTAGCAGTCTCAATGGATATAGATCAACTTTCAAATACCGGTGTGTCTGATTTTGTCGATCTTATTTCCTCCTGA
- a CDS encoding porin family protein yields the protein MTIFNKLLLSLLLLISISAHAQEVYVIPQVGFNINTYDFRETHSSSSNQTLRPGLSAGVGFNIALDELRTFIIQPEINYSMRNSLIDHILVDPSSQNPSASAGSLREKSMLHYLEIPVLARFDFGINTRYYFNLGPSFAYAVGGKEKLESTLPNIESYNRSADFDNRFNRINWAAVIGGGVEFPFNDGFIVVDARFAWGFKTLYKSREIQNINETGVPGTTVIGPEGKNRIFTLSVGYGLPLN from the coding sequence ATGACGATATTCAACAAGTTACTTTTATCTCTACTCTTACTGATTAGTATTTCCGCCCACGCGCAAGAAGTTTATGTGATTCCTCAAGTTGGCTTCAATATAAACACGTATGATTTTCGAGAAACTCATTCAAGTTCCAGCAACCAAACCTTAAGGCCCGGACTATCGGCTGGTGTAGGTTTTAACATTGCGCTTGACGAGTTAAGGACCTTTATTATACAGCCAGAAATTAACTATAGTATGCGCAATAGCCTTATTGATCATATTCTTGTCGACCCATCTTCTCAGAATCCTTCCGCTAGCGCAGGAAGCTTAAGAGAGAAAAGTATGCTGCATTACTTAGAAATTCCAGTATTGGCGCGTTTTGACTTCGGCATAAACACGCGCTACTATTTTAATCTAGGTCCGTCCTTTGCTTATGCGGTTGGAGGTAAAGAAAAACTGGAAAGTACCCTTCCCAATATCGAAAGTTATAACCGATCAGCAGATTTTGATAATCGTTTTAACCGCATCAATTGGGCTGCAGTTATTGGTGGAGGTGTAGAGTTTCCGTTTAACGACGGTTTCATAGTTGTTGATGCCCGCTTTGCTTGGGGTTTCAAAACATTATATAAATCAAGGGAGATTCAAAACATAAACGAAACCGGTGTCCCTGGTACAACGGTAATAGGTCCGGAAGGTAAAAATCGAATCTTCACCTTAAGTGTAGGTTACGGTCTGCCCCTGAATTAA
- a CDS encoding Crp/Fnr family transcriptional regulator, which produces MKKDRKCDLSCFMCRHVLKEWLPTIASQKKNMLLKKGQQFIQEGDPVTGIYFVHSGTVKVHKQWGNKEMIIRFAQKGSIVGHRGIATKTKMFPISATALEPSLVCFIDLDFFISTLKVNTDFTYELMMFYADELQLTEQKLRNLAHMKVKARLAWAIIKLYDSFGISTSGFINIQLSKQDLASYVGTTYETVFRMINELVADKIIATDGRKIYIKHLQKLKAITEDES; this is translated from the coding sequence ATGAAAAAGGATCGAAAATGTGATTTATCTTGTTTTATGTGCAGGCATGTATTAAAAGAGTGGCTACCTACCATAGCATCGCAAAAAAAGAACATGCTGTTAAAAAAAGGCCAGCAGTTTATACAAGAGGGAGATCCTGTTACAGGCATTTATTTCGTTCATTCCGGAACGGTTAAGGTACACAAGCAATGGGGCAACAAGGAAATGATCATTCGATTCGCACAGAAGGGTTCCATAGTAGGCCATCGAGGAATTGCTACCAAGACAAAAATGTTTCCCATTTCCGCTACCGCCCTGGAACCTAGCCTGGTTTGTTTCATTGATCTAGATTTCTTTATTTCCACGCTAAAAGTAAACACTGACTTTACCTATGAATTAATGATGTTTTATGCTGATGAGTTACAGTTAACCGAGCAAAAACTGCGTAATCTCGCGCATATGAAAGTCAAAGCCCGTTTAGCTTGGGCTATCATAAAGCTTTATGATAGCTTCGGTATTTCGACATCAGGCTTCATCAACATACAGCTAAGTAAACAGGATCTCGCCTCTTACGTCGGAACAACCTATGAAACCGTTTTTAGAATGATAAATGAACTTGTAGCTGACAAGATAATCGCTACAGATGGAAGAAAAATATACATCAAGCATCTGCAAAAACTGAAAGCGATAACAGAAGATGAAAGCTAA